A genomic segment from Wolbachia endosymbiont of Ctenocephalides felis wCfeF encodes:
- a CDS encoding GMP synthase [glutamine-hydrolyzing], with protein MSAIAIIDFGSQFTQLIARQIREMSVYCEIFPSNISFETISKFNGFIFSGGPQSVNDSCTEASEVVHEIIKLNEATSVPILGICYGQQLICHYFGAKVKKEFKQEFGRTKIKILKESPIIKDTWEVNSEVDVLMNHADSVETIPQGFTVIASGVINQTITIIANEQRKIYCTQFHPEVRPTTNGNKLLSNFLDIANCARDWTMKSLVEKQKEKIKNLVGKRKVIAAVSGGVDSSVAATLTYKAIGKQLNCIFIDTGLLRKDQTIAMLKEIPINYVDRSNLFLSRLKGITDPEEKRKIIGNTFIEVFEEEAKKIGDVDFLMQGTIYSDVVESGHASGNASTIKSHHNVGGLPEKMDLKLVEPLRYLFKDEVRLLGKEIGLSDEIIFQHPFPGPGLAVRIIGEVDEERVRILQEVDEIYINTMKNYDLYDKIWQAFAVLLPIKTVGVMGDNRTYGYVCALRAVTSSDGMTADAFPFENKSQYSLVFWDFLQNVSSIIVNNVSRVNRVVYDLTSKPPATIEWE; from the coding sequence TTGTCAGCAATTGCTATTATTGATTTTGGTTCACAGTTTACACAGCTTATCGCAAGACAAATAAGAGAAATGAGCGTTTATTGTGAGATATTCCCGAGCAACATCAGTTTTGAAACAATATCGAAGTTCAATGGGTTTATTTTCTCTGGAGGACCACAATCCGTAAATGACAGTTGTACTGAGGCAAGTGAAGTAGTGCATGAAATTATAAAACTTAATGAGGCAACAAGCGTTCCTATACTTGGAATATGCTACGGGCAGCAACTCATTTGTCATTATTTTGGGGCAAAAGTAAAAAAGGAATTCAAACAAGAATTTGGTAGAACTAAGATCAAAATACTAAAAGAATCCCCCATTATAAAGGATACGTGGGAAGTCAATTCCGAAGTGGATGTGTTGATGAATCACGCAGACAGTGTTGAAACTATACCGCAGGGATTTACTGTTATTGCATCGGGTGTGATAAATCAAACAATCACAATAATTGCTAACGAACAGCGCAAAATATACTGTACTCAATTTCATCCTGAAGTGAGGCCCACAACAAATGGCAACAAGTTGCTCTCTAATTTCTTGGATATTGCAAATTGCGCAAGAGACTGGACAATGAAGTCACTTGTTGAAAAGCAGAAGGAAAAAATCAAAAATTTAGTAGGAAAGAGAAAGGTAATTGCCGCAGTAAGTGGCGGTGTTGATTCAAGTGTTGCAGCAACTCTCACATATAAAGCTATAGGAAAACAATTGAACTGTATTTTTATCGACACTGGGTTATTACGCAAAGACCAAACCATTGCTATGTTGAAAGAGATTCCGATAAACTACGTTGACAGATCAAACTTATTTTTGAGTAGGTTAAAGGGAATAACTGATCCGGAAGAAAAGCGAAAGATTATCGGCAATACTTTCATTGAAGTGTTTGAGGAAGAGGCGAAAAAAATAGGTGATGTGGATTTTTTAATGCAAGGCACCATCTACTCCGATGTAGTTGAGTCAGGGCATGCTTCAGGGAATGCTAGTACAATTAAATCTCATCACAATGTTGGTGGATTGCCGGAAAAGATGGATCTAAAGCTAGTAGAGCCTTTACGCTACCTCTTTAAAGATGAAGTAAGGCTGCTTGGAAAAGAAATTGGTCTTTCAGACGAGATAATATTTCAACATCCGTTTCCTGGACCTGGACTTGCAGTGAGGATCATAGGTGAAGTGGATGAAGAAAGGGTGCGAATATTGCAAGAGGTAGATGAAATATATATCAATACAATGAAAAATTACGATCTGTATGATAAGATATGGCAGGCTTTTGCTGTACTGTTGCCAATAAAAACTGTGGGGGTTATGGGAGATAATCGTACATATGGATATGTTTGTGCTTTGAGAGCTGTAACATCGTCTGATGGTATGACGGCTGATGCATTTCCATTTGAGAATAAGAGTCAATATTCGTTAGTATTTTGGGATTTTCTGCAGAACGTTAGTAGCATAATCGTTAATAACGTTTCCAGAGTAAATAGAGTTGTATATGACTTAACTTCCAAACCACCAGCAACTATTGAGTGGGAGTAA
- a CDS encoding Murein DD-endopeptidase MepM — translation MKLIIFILLFILPLHTIGASTDLSVSFQHGIRKKKVMGPSSQAVLIKESNVGNLVHDKRLLFISSNIKSSFFATGIEQGLAQNTVMRLIDIYKDCGVDFKKDIMPESKLEVLFERLPNNQKAEEKILYTSLTTNKKATRLYHYKSQNGEEGYFNKEGISLRGSKAFTNPLNGDYRISSEFGNRKHPIRGKVVFHKGVDYAAKFGTPIYAAAEGVIEYIGNNGGYGKYIKIKHKNGYSTCYAHMSKFSSDVKLGSKVKQGQVIAYVGSTGVATGPHLHYEVIYNGKHVDPLTIAHKNKMRLLDHELREFKLFVNMIDKTVNRESSGEKEV, via the coding sequence ATGAAACTAATCATATTCATACTACTTTTTATCTTGCCACTGCATACCATCGGAGCATCAACAGATCTCTCAGTATCATTCCAGCACGGGATCAGGAAAAAAAAAGTCATGGGTCCAAGTAGTCAAGCTGTTCTGATAAAAGAAAGCAACGTAGGAAACTTAGTACATGACAAAAGGTTGTTATTCATATCTAGTAACATAAAATCTTCCTTTTTTGCTACAGGAATTGAACAAGGTTTGGCGCAAAATACAGTGATGAGATTAATCGACATATATAAAGATTGTGGTGTAGACTTTAAAAAAGATATCATGCCAGAGAGTAAATTAGAGGTTCTTTTTGAGAGATTGCCTAATAATCAGAAGGCTGAAGAAAAAATTTTATACACCTCACTGACAACAAACAAAAAAGCTACTCGCTTATATCATTATAAGTCGCAAAATGGCGAAGAAGGGTACTTTAACAAAGAAGGAATAAGCTTAAGAGGTAGCAAAGCTTTTACAAATCCTTTGAATGGAGATTATCGTATATCTTCGGAATTTGGGAATAGAAAGCATCCTATTCGCGGTAAAGTTGTTTTTCACAAAGGAGTAGATTATGCAGCTAAATTTGGTACTCCTATATACGCTGCTGCAGAAGGCGTAATAGAATATATAGGAAATAACGGAGGATATGGTAAGTACATCAAAATAAAACATAAAAATGGGTATTCAACCTGCTATGCACATATGAGTAAATTTAGTAGTGATGTGAAATTAGGTTCCAAAGTAAAGCAAGGGCAGGTCATCGCTTATGTTGGTAGCACTGGTGTTGCCACCGGGCCCCATTTACATTACGAGGTTATATATAACGGCAAACACGTTGATCCGCTTACAATAGCACATAAAAACAAAATGAGGTTACTTGATCACGAATTAAGGGAGTTTAAACTATTTGTAAATATGATAGATAAAACGGTCAACAGGGAGAGTTCAGGTGAAAAAGAAGTTTAA
- a CDS encoding putative transcriptional regulatory protein yields MAGHSQFSNIKHRKGAQDAKRSQKFTKLIREITVAAKQGLPDPELNPRLRSAIFAARKENLPKDKIETAIKNATGSVAGENYEEIQYEGYGPSGTALIVHALTNNRNRTASEVRYIFSRKGGNLGETGSVSYLFDHVGLIVYKAEGTNFEDLFDYGIELEVLNVEENNKEELYVITCEVKDFGKVRDAFYAKFGEPELARLSWQPKDLIEVSDKELIDKLSALVEELEDNDDVQYVEGNFTFAGDNFAA; encoded by the coding sequence ATGGCTGGTCATTCACAATTTTCAAATATAAAACACCGGAAAGGCGCTCAGGATGCAAAGCGCTCTCAAAAATTTACGAAGCTCATTAGAGAAATAACAGTTGCTGCAAAGCAAGGGCTGCCTGATCCTGAACTCAATCCACGTCTTCGTTCTGCTATATTTGCTGCACGCAAGGAAAATTTGCCAAAGGATAAAATAGAAACAGCAATAAAAAACGCAACTGGCAGTGTTGCAGGAGAAAATTATGAGGAAATACAATATGAGGGCTATGGACCTTCTGGCACTGCACTTATTGTTCATGCTCTAACAAATAACCGCAACCGAACTGCTTCTGAGGTGCGTTATATATTCTCTCGCAAGGGTGGAAATTTGGGAGAAACAGGAAGTGTTAGCTATCTTTTCGATCATGTAGGCTTAATCGTCTATAAAGCAGAGGGCACAAACTTTGAAGATTTGTTTGATTACGGAATCGAATTAGAAGTATTGAATGTTGAGGAAAATAACAAAGAAGAATTGTATGTTATAACCTGTGAAGTAAAAGATTTTGGTAAAGTGCGTGATGCTTTTTATGCAAAATTTGGGGAGCCAGAACTTGCTCGTCTTTCATGGCAACCAAAGGATCTGATTGAAGTTAGCGATAAGGAATTAATTGATAAATTATCTGCATTGGTCGAAGAGCTCGAAGATAATGATGATGTACAATACGTTGAAGGTAATTTTACTTTTGCTGGTGATAATTTTGCTGCTTAA
- a CDS encoding Outer membrane protein assembly factor BamD, protein MYKTLITCFILLICSFAQSYANDDVHLEKSETELYEEAVKLFDQKKYKQAIRAFQKIEDLYPFSYWAMKAKLLSGISHYNMGNYSSAASDMDDYIQIYSNGEDLPYVYYLRVLSHYMQINRVQLGQQTAYKALELAAEYINLFPGSEHTEEIKEKVKLVTEHILAKEYSIGRFYIRRGEYLAAIKRFQNVINSKDSSYFPRSVNYLIAAHSALGLDLEAQQYESMLAGTLKRKDEVPCENSKFENSL, encoded by the coding sequence ATGTATAAAACTTTAATCACGTGTTTTATTCTTCTGATTTGCTCCTTTGCGCAATCTTATGCGAATGATGATGTTCATCTCGAAAAAAGTGAAACTGAGCTATATGAGGAGGCAGTTAAGCTTTTTGACCAGAAAAAATATAAACAAGCCATCAGAGCATTTCAAAAAATTGAAGATTTGTACCCCTTTTCTTATTGGGCGATGAAAGCAAAATTATTATCTGGTATTTCTCACTACAATATGGGCAACTATAGCAGTGCTGCAAGTGATATGGACGATTACATACAGATTTATTCAAATGGTGAAGACTTACCGTATGTGTACTACCTAAGGGTATTATCTCATTACATGCAAATCAATAGAGTACAACTCGGGCAACAAACGGCATATAAAGCTTTAGAGCTAGCCGCTGAGTATATCAATCTTTTCCCAGGCAGTGAACATACAGAAGAGATAAAGGAAAAAGTAAAGCTAGTCACAGAACATATATTAGCAAAAGAATATTCTATCGGTAGGTTCTACATAAGGCGTGGTGAATATCTAGCAGCAATTAAGCGTTTTCAAAATGTAATAAACAGCAAGGATTCTAGTTACTTTCCTAGATCTGTTAACTATCTAATAGCGGCTCATTCAGCTCTTGGTCTTGATCTGGAAGCTCAGCAGTATGAAAGTATGCTAGCAGGAACCCTCAAAAGGAAAGACGAAGTTCCATGTGAGAACAGCAAATTTGAAAATTCGCTTTAG
- a CDS encoding Alkyl hydroperoxide reductase C, whose amino-acid sequence MNLVTKSAIDFTAPAVLSDGKIVDSFCLSKHVKDKYAVLFFYPLDFTFVCPTELISFSNKIEDFSKRGVEVIGVSVDSKFSHHRWRETPVNDGGIGEISYTLVSDIKKSISRDYGVLYDDSIALRATFIIDDQFVVRHQSINDLPLGRNIDEFIRIVDAIKHNKEHGEVCPAGWKKGKPAMQASDEGVADYLNSYSEQL is encoded by the coding sequence ATGAATCTTGTTACAAAGTCCGCTATTGATTTTACTGCTCCGGCTGTTCTCTCTGACGGAAAAATAGTTGACAGCTTCTGTCTAAGCAAACATGTAAAAGATAAGTATGCGGTCCTTTTTTTCTATCCACTTGACTTTACCTTTGTATGCCCAACTGAGCTGATATCATTTAGTAACAAAATAGAGGATTTTTCGAAACGCGGTGTTGAAGTTATAGGAGTAAGTGTAGATTCAAAGTTCTCACATCATAGGTGGCGAGAGACCCCAGTTAATGATGGTGGTATTGGAGAGATTAGCTACACTTTAGTGTCTGATATCAAAAAGTCTATATCAAGAGACTATGGAGTATTGTATGATGACTCAATTGCTCTAAGAGCAACTTTCATTATTGATGATCAGTTTGTTGTACGTCATCAATCAATAAATGATTTACCTTTAGGACGTAATATTGATGAGTTCATTAGAATCGTTGATGCAATTAAACATAACAAAGAGCATGGTGAAGTATGTCCAGCAGGATGGAAGAAAGGTAAACCAGCAATGCAAGCAAGTGATGAAGGAGTAGCTGACTACCTAAACTCATATAGTGAACAATTATAG
- a CDS encoding Thioredoxin reductase translates to MGQLSTKVLIIGSGAAGYAAAIYAARANLEPVVVTGMQPGGQLMITTDVENYPGFISIQGPELMEQKRSHAEKVGARIIDDEIKSVEQLEDSNEYRFRSFGDINDYYSDAMIIASGAQARWLGLESEKKFQGYGVSACATCDGAFFRNKVVAVVGGGNTAVEEAIFLTRFAKEVILIHRRDKLRAEKVMQDRLFKNDKIKVMWNHTVEQILGEENPKKVTGIAIKSTETGKIQELKVDGVFIAIGHAPNTGIFKGFVEMDEQGYIITKPGTTLTSRAGVFAAGDVQDKIYRQAVVAAGTGCMAALDAEKFLECIVN, encoded by the coding sequence ATGGGGCAACTTAGTACAAAAGTTCTTATTATCGGGTCTGGAGCAGCGGGTTATGCTGCTGCTATATATGCAGCACGTGCAAACTTAGAGCCAGTTGTAGTAACCGGAATGCAACCTGGTGGTCAGCTTATGATTACTACGGATGTTGAAAATTATCCCGGGTTTATTTCAATACAAGGTCCGGAATTAATGGAGCAAAAGAGGTCACATGCAGAGAAGGTTGGAGCAAGAATAATAGATGATGAAATAAAGAGCGTTGAGCAGCTTGAGGATTCTAATGAATATAGATTTAGGTCTTTTGGTGATATTAATGACTACTACTCAGATGCAATGATCATTGCATCTGGTGCGCAAGCGAGATGGCTTGGCCTGGAGAGTGAAAAGAAATTTCAAGGTTATGGGGTTTCAGCGTGTGCAACTTGCGATGGTGCATTTTTTAGAAATAAAGTTGTAGCTGTTGTTGGTGGTGGAAATACCGCCGTTGAGGAGGCGATATTTTTAACTCGATTTGCCAAAGAAGTTATACTAATACACAGGCGTGATAAATTAAGAGCAGAGAAGGTAATGCAAGATAGGCTCTTTAAAAATGATAAGATAAAAGTGATGTGGAACCATACCGTGGAGCAAATTCTTGGAGAAGAAAATCCAAAGAAAGTTACTGGCATTGCAATTAAATCAACAGAAACTGGAAAGATTCAAGAATTGAAAGTGGATGGGGTATTCATTGCTATTGGGCATGCACCAAATACAGGTATTTTTAAGGGCTTTGTTGAAATGGATGAGCAGGGTTATATAATTACAAAACCTGGAACAACTTTAACTAGTAGGGCAGGAGTGTTTGCTGCAGGTGATGTTCAGGATAAAATATATCGCCAGGCAGTAGTTGCCGCAGGGACTGGATGCATGGCTGCGCTCGACGCAGAGAAGTTTTTAGAGTGCATTGTCAACTAG
- a CDS encoding Chromosome partition protein Smc, which translates to MPFRSDGTYSFVYEESRANRVPSNQRTPKPLSASTKKLFQAIENANLEDFKQAIAKGADVNAFDEGCTPLMTIVTNLSVCPRMETEKKYHSMVRLLLLDQNINVNICEQINDNTVLHLAMCFQQKKTLQLLLSHPNINTNITNKKSQSPSECARQNRAEHLIIEIQKAQKGKQLLTALSRNIYLAKTLLNQDLNPNCWERNKNGEIETPLSLIIKSCLQTITRDKEEVLTKLLKHKELDFSQIKQIQAIEKNLRLKQIITQTITEQLTDVINRKDLDDVKKLVEDNCFMNYAVVIAALGDVNNPTEPIKKYLNEKFPVSVNDTEEFVQELVDGLEKAKAQLAKKEKELSDARQELNKRNDEIGKRQNRILELERELHHAKIRLAKGGIERSAEDNCFMSPTIVTAALGNVNKKFPASAERPLASTDSTPVGFEQIVPKLVDELESVQAQLAEKEKELDDTRQELNKRNNEIREQQNRISELKRELDQAKAQPTEKNRKLNNTREESNERVHQKSDGRANSPGGKQNNYALTFFILCGICAGGACLTIVDYPEISAGLAAVALGLFLVGYFLYKGDEKDIGPGSATDNPQVYLFRGPAEEQAKRL; encoded by the coding sequence ATGCCTTTCAGAAGCGATGGAACATATAGTTTTGTCTATGAAGAGTCAAGAGCTAATCGAGTACCAAGTAATCAAAGAACTCCAAAACCACTTAGTGCGTCAACAAAAAAGTTATTTCAGGCTATTGAGAATGCAAACCTAGAAGATTTTAAGCAAGCTATAGCAAAAGGTGCGGATGTTAATGCGTTTGATGAAGGATGTACACCATTAATGACTATAGTTACTAATTTGTCTGTATGTCCTAGAATGGAGACGGAAAAGAAATATCATAGTATGGTTAGACTACTTCTACTGGACCAGAACATAAATGTTAATATTTGTGAACAAATTAATGACAACACAGTTTTACATTTAGCAATGTGCTTTCAACAAAAGAAAACGTTACAACTCTTGCTCAGTCACCCAAACATAAACACTAATATAACCAATAAGAAAAGTCAAAGTCCTAGTGAGTGTGCTAGGCAAAATCGTGCTGAACATTTGATAATAGAAATACAAAAAGCACAAAAAGGAAAACAGTTATTAACTGCCCTTTCTAGAAATATTTACTTAGCGAAAACTCTATTGAATCAAGATCTTAATCCTAACTGCTGGGAAAGAAACAAAAATGGAGAAATCGAAACACCACTTAGCCTAATTATCAAATCATGTTTACAAACAATAACAAGAGATAAAGAAGAAGTACTGACTAAACTTTTAAAACATAAAGAGCTAGATTTTAGTCAAATAAAGCAAATACAAGCTATAGAGAAAAATCTAAGATTGAAGCAAATAATTACACAAACGATTACAGAGCAATTAACTGATGTTATTAACAGAAAAGATTTAGATGATGTAAAGAAATTGGTAGAAGATAATTGCTTCATGAATTATGCAGTTGTTATTGCTGCATTGGGGGATGTTAATAATCCGACTGAGCCTATTAAAAAATATTTAAATGAAAAATTCCCTGTAAGTGTGAATGATACTGAGGAGTTTGTACAAGAACTTGTAGACGGGCTTGAAAAGGCAAAAGCTCAACTTGCAAAGAAGGAAAAGGAATTAAGCGATGCAAGGCAGGAGTTGAACAAACGAAACGATGAAATTGGAAAACGGCAAAACAGAATTTTAGAACTAGAGAGAGAACTTCATCATGCAAAAATTCGACTTGCAAAGGGAGGTATAGAGAGATCAGCAGAAGATAATTGCTTTATGAGTCCTACAATTGTTACTGCTGCGTTGGGGAATGTTAATAAAAAATTTCCTGCAAGTGCGGAGCGGCCTTTAGCAAGTACGGATAGTACACCAGTAGGTTTTGAGCAAATTGTACCAAAACTTGTAGATGAACTTGAAAGCGTGCAAGCTCAACTTGCAGAGAAAGAAAAGGAATTGGACGATACGAGACAGGAGCTAAACAAACGAAATAATGAAATTAGAGAACAGCAAAACAGAATTTCAGAGCTGAAGAGAGAACTCGATCAAGCAAAAGCTCAACCTACAGAAAAGAATAGAAAACTGAACAATACAAGAGAAGAGTCAAATGAGAGGGTTCATCAAAAAAGTGATGGACGAGCAAATTCTCCTGGTGGAAAACAAAACAACTACGCTCTTACGTTTTTTATATTGTGTGGAATATGTGCTGGTGGTGCGTGTTTAACGATAGTGGATTATCCAGAGATAAGTGCTGGTCTTGCTGCAGTTGCGCTGGGTCTTTTTTTAGTAGGGTATTTTTTATACAAAGGAGATGAAAAAGACATAGGACCTGGTAGTGCTACAGATAATCCTCAAGTGTATCTGTTCAGGGGACCGGCGGAGGAACAAGCAAAAAGGCTTTAA
- a CDS encoding Tyrosine recombinase XerC produces the protein MPSLKSNLGSIIENWYEWLRCNRYYSSNTLESYMRDLKDLISFLSAHIGGEVSIGSLEKLSISELRSWLSFRYARGVNARSNTRALSAVRNFFKYMKNNYEINNEAVFSLSKPIQRKTLPKALSIPDIKTLLKEMKLSDLGEPWVIKREVAIIVLLYGTGLRISEALSLRISDVSGENLIITGKGNKQRQVFILPVVKKCIQEYIKACPYLGIDDEAQYLFVGVRGKKLGRTYVANRLQKIRRTLNLPEILSPHAFRHSFATHLLQENVDIRSIQQLLGHSSLETTQVYTHLNYQDVFNMYKNFQQNLEKK, from the coding sequence ATGCCTTCTTTAAAAAGTAACCTTGGTTCAATCATTGAAAATTGGTATGAATGGCTGAGATGCAATAGATATTACTCATCTAACACTTTAGAATCATATATGAGGGACCTGAAGGATCTTATAAGTTTCCTCAGCGCTCACATTGGTGGAGAAGTAAGTATTGGTTCCTTAGAAAAATTGAGCATATCTGAGCTAAGAAGCTGGCTTAGTTTCCGTTACGCAAGAGGCGTAAATGCAAGGTCTAACACTCGCGCACTGTCAGCAGTCAGAAACTTTTTTAAGTACATGAAAAACAATTATGAAATAAATAATGAGGCTGTATTTTCCCTGTCAAAGCCAATTCAGAGAAAAACTTTGCCTAAAGCATTATCAATACCTGATATAAAAACTCTACTGAAAGAAATGAAATTATCTGACTTGGGTGAACCCTGGGTAATAAAAAGAGAAGTTGCGATTATTGTTCTGTTATATGGCACAGGCTTAAGAATTAGTGAAGCGCTAAGTCTTAGGATTAGTGATGTAAGTGGCGAAAATTTAATAATTACAGGTAAGGGAAACAAACAAAGGCAGGTATTTATTCTTCCGGTAGTAAAAAAGTGCATACAAGAATATATAAAAGCTTGTCCTTACCTTGGCATTGACGATGAAGCACAATATCTCTTTGTGGGAGTAAGAGGAAAAAAATTGGGAAGAACTTACGTTGCTAATCGTTTGCAGAAGATAAGGAGAACGTTAAACTTGCCAGAAATTTTATCTCCACACGCATTCCGTCACAGTTTCGCCACTCATTTGCTTCAAGAAAATGTTGACATAAGATCTATACAACAACTGCTTGGCCACTCAAGCCTGGAAACCACTCAGGTTTACACTCACTTAAATTATCAAGACGTTTTTAATATGTACAAAAATTTTCAGCAGAATTTGGAGAAGAAATAA
- a CDS encoding Dihydrolipoyl dehydrogenase 3, whose protein sequence is MTDYDLIVIGGGPGGYKCAIAAARLGLKVACVDKNSIFGGTCLRVGCIPSKALLHSSYQYVHTKNDLSKLGIKVKDTSFDLKEMLGYKDARVQELGKGIEYLFNLHNITKINGLGKITAFDQGNLEVSVEGKTLKTKNIVIATGSDVSSLPGINIDEKNIISSTGALSLIEVPKKLVVIGAGAIGLEMSSVWKRLGSEVTVVEFLDRIAAAMDGELSKSLLSSLQKQGIKFLLSTKVEEIKQNSNSLSVKVCSAQDNQINTIEADKVLVAVGRKPCTEGLGIDEKIEKDNRGFVQVNNRYETNVKGIFAIGDVIGGAMLAHKAEEEGVAVAETIAGQSPHVDYGIIPSVIYTHPAVSSIGKTEEELKSAGRKYKVGKCQFAANGRAKITDDAEGFVKVLTCSTTDTILGVHIIGAYADTLINEAAVAMAYGAAAEDIYRICHSHPDINEAFRDACIDAFFKK, encoded by the coding sequence ATGACTGATTATGATCTGATTGTTATAGGTGGCGGTCCAGGTGGCTATAAGTGTGCCATTGCTGCTGCAAGGCTTGGATTGAAAGTTGCCTGCGTAGATAAGAACAGCATTTTCGGTGGTACGTGTTTGCGAGTTGGATGTATACCCTCTAAAGCTTTACTTCACTCCTCCTATCAGTATGTTCACACAAAAAATGACCTGTCAAAACTTGGCATAAAAGTTAAGGATACAAGCTTCGACCTAAAAGAAATGCTAGGGTATAAGGACGCCAGGGTTCAAGAGCTTGGAAAAGGCATAGAATATCTGTTCAACCTTCACAATATCACTAAAATCAACGGACTTGGAAAAATTACCGCTTTTGATCAAGGTAACCTTGAAGTTTCAGTTGAAGGCAAGACGCTGAAGACAAAAAATATAGTAATTGCAACCGGTTCTGATGTTAGTTCTCTGCCAGGAATTAATATTGACGAGAAAAATATCATCTCATCTACTGGTGCGTTGTCTCTAATTGAAGTGCCAAAAAAACTTGTCGTAATTGGAGCTGGGGCAATAGGACTTGAAATGTCTTCTGTATGGAAAAGGCTAGGGTCTGAAGTCACTGTAGTAGAGTTTCTTGATAGAATTGCTGCAGCAATGGATGGAGAATTAAGTAAATCTCTGCTCTCTAGTCTGCAAAAACAAGGAATAAAATTCTTACTCAGCACTAAAGTTGAGGAGATAAAGCAAAATAGTAATTCTCTCAGCGTAAAAGTTTGCTCTGCTCAAGATAACCAAATAAACACTATAGAGGCAGATAAGGTGCTCGTTGCAGTGGGTCGCAAGCCATGCACCGAGGGTCTTGGTATCGATGAGAAGATAGAAAAGGATAATCGTGGTTTCGTTCAAGTTAACAACAGGTATGAAACTAATGTGAAAGGAATATTTGCCATTGGTGATGTCATTGGTGGAGCAATGCTTGCTCATAAAGCAGAAGAAGAAGGAGTGGCAGTTGCAGAGACAATAGCAGGGCAGTCACCTCATGTTGACTATGGGATCATACCATCCGTCATTTACACTCACCCTGCGGTTTCTTCAATTGGTAAAACCGAAGAGGAACTGAAAAGTGCCGGTCGTAAGTATAAAGTTGGTAAATGCCAATTTGCTGCAAATGGCAGAGCAAAAATCACTGATGATGCCGAAGGATTCGTGAAAGTGCTAACTTGCAGCACCACAGATACAATACTGGGCGTACATATCATAGGAGCATATGCTGATACGCTAATTAACGAAGCAGCAGTTGCAATGGCATATGGTGCTGCAGCAGAGGATATATATAGAATTTGTCACTCTCACCCTGATATAAACGAAGCTTTCCGCGACGCGTGTATCGATGCCTTCTTTAAAAAGTAA